In Asanoa sp. WMMD1127, one genomic interval encodes:
- a CDS encoding metallophosphoesterase yields MPTRRPRPRSMDPIELGFTPRPPVPWLGPLLLISTGVRTLLAILFGAYLDKRELQNALPGDVIDEPGTDGELWLDYVADLGDGFNSTYSVAYLLAQPELELDGRPLPRGQVLVMGGDQVYPTASAPAYEDRCKGPYTAAMPCPPSSAPQPTLYAVPGNHDWYDGLTAFLRLFARQRDASLGGWRTKQSRSYFATKLPAGWWLLALDEQFGAYVDDPQLNYFEAAARQFGPDDKIILAVPEPSWVKAAIEKSPEAYDAVDYFIRTIIAPTGARVRLMLSGDLHHYARYSGTDRELITCGGGGAYMYPTHQLPEEIPVPPPDTLARKSSQPRPYRLAATYPDAPTSRRLGWGIFGRLPTRNAGFATLIGALQTMLMLAMAGIATQQRDETGLRLFSIPLIMIMVVVLLGAWFFAKPPTATGKRSWRHIFLGGGHGLAQVGLAVLGTWLWLMTPFPDWPWPLSFIAAVVIYGPLAGLAGAQVVALYLLIAGQFGININELYAGQGIDDVKSFLRMHIGADGALTVYPVAIDRICREWRPNPTAPDDRPWLEPAQSLSVRLADQPFVLR; encoded by the coding sequence CTGCCCACCCGCCGACCCCGCCCGCGGTCCATGGATCCGATCGAGCTGGGCTTCACGCCCCGCCCGCCGGTGCCGTGGCTGGGACCGCTGCTGCTGATCAGCACCGGGGTGCGCACCCTGCTGGCCATCCTGTTCGGCGCCTACCTCGACAAGCGCGAGCTGCAGAACGCCCTGCCCGGTGACGTGATCGACGAGCCGGGCACCGACGGCGAGCTGTGGCTCGACTACGTCGCCGACCTGGGCGACGGGTTCAACTCGACCTACTCGGTGGCCTATCTGTTGGCCCAGCCGGAGCTCGAGCTCGACGGCCGGCCGCTGCCCCGCGGCCAGGTGCTGGTGATGGGTGGCGACCAGGTCTATCCGACCGCGAGCGCCCCGGCCTACGAGGACCGTTGCAAGGGCCCCTACACGGCGGCGATGCCGTGCCCACCCTCGTCGGCGCCCCAACCCACGTTGTACGCGGTGCCCGGCAACCACGACTGGTACGACGGCCTGACCGCGTTCCTCCGGCTGTTCGCCCGACAGCGGGACGCCTCGCTCGGCGGGTGGCGCACCAAGCAGTCCCGGTCCTACTTCGCGACGAAGCTGCCGGCCGGGTGGTGGCTGCTGGCGCTCGACGAGCAGTTCGGCGCGTACGTCGACGACCCGCAACTCAACTACTTCGAAGCGGCGGCGCGGCAGTTCGGGCCGGACGACAAGATCATTCTGGCGGTGCCCGAGCCGTCGTGGGTCAAGGCGGCGATCGAGAAGAGCCCCGAGGCGTACGACGCGGTCGACTACTTCATCCGCACGATCATCGCGCCGACCGGGGCGCGGGTGCGCCTCATGCTCTCCGGCGACCTGCACCACTACGCCCGCTACAGCGGCACGGACCGGGAACTGATCACCTGCGGCGGTGGCGGGGCCTACATGTATCCGACCCATCAGCTGCCCGAGGAGATTCCGGTGCCGCCGCCGGACACGCTGGCCCGCAAGTCCAGCCAGCCCCGGCCGTACCGCCTCGCGGCCACCTATCCCGACGCCCCGACGTCGCGCCGCCTCGGCTGGGGCATCTTCGGCCGGCTGCCGACGCGCAACGCGGGCTTCGCGACCTTGATCGGCGCCCTGCAGACGATGCTGATGCTGGCGATGGCCGGCATCGCGACGCAGCAGCGCGACGAGACCGGCCTGCGCCTGTTCAGCATCCCGCTCATCATGATCATGGTCGTGGTGCTGCTGGGCGCCTGGTTCTTCGCCAAGCCCCCCACCGCGACCGGCAAACGCTCGTGGCGCCACATCTTCCTGGGTGGGGGTCATGGGTTGGCCCAGGTCGGGTTGGCCGTGCTCGGCACGTGGCTCTGGCTGATGACCCCGTTCCCGGACTGGCCGTGGCCGTTGTCGTTCATCGCCGCGGTCGTCATCTACGGCCCGCTGGCCGGCTTGGCCGGCGCCCAGGTGGTCGCGCTCTACCTGCTGATCGCGGGCCAGTTCGGGATCAACATCAACGAGTTGTACGCCGGCCAGGGCATCGACGACGTCAAGAGCTTCCTGCGGATGCACATCGGGGCCGACGGCGCGCTGACCGTCTATCCGGTCGCGATCGACCGCATCTGCCGCGAGTGGCGCCCGAACCCCACCGCGCCCGACGACCGCCCATGGCTGGAGCCGGCGCAGTCCCTGTCGGTCCGCCTGGCCGACCAGCCGTTCGTGCTGCGCTGA
- the ricT gene encoding regulatory iron-sulfur-containing complex subunit RicT yields the protein MGMLCAVSFNRYGRLYYLDPVDLTPAVGDRVLVPTDDGPEVAECVWAAQWVDDDTSGFPKLAGMATDADLKRDDTQRKRKAEAKAAAKKLIREHGLPMKVVAVDHVLDAAGASARTTIYFTAPHRVDFRSLVRDLGATLHCRVELRQLSARDSARVQGGIGSCGRDLCCATFLTDFEPVTIRMAKDQDLPLNPLRISGACGRLMCCLKYEHPLYQSFQANAPAVGTRVTTPEGDGRVVAHSVPRDSVVVRMDADGSRCSCSRASVCGPRKAHDAQYNNA from the coding sequence ATGGGCATGCTGTGCGCGGTCAGTTTCAACCGTTACGGCCGGCTCTACTACCTCGACCCCGTCGACCTGACCCCCGCGGTCGGCGACCGGGTGCTCGTCCCGACCGACGACGGGCCTGAGGTGGCAGAGTGCGTCTGGGCCGCCCAATGGGTCGACGACGACACATCGGGGTTCCCGAAGCTGGCCGGCATGGCCACTGACGCCGACCTCAAGCGCGACGACACCCAGCGCAAACGCAAGGCCGAGGCCAAGGCGGCGGCGAAGAAGCTGATCCGCGAGCACGGCCTGCCGATGAAGGTCGTCGCCGTCGACCACGTGCTCGACGCTGCCGGCGCGAGCGCCCGCACGACGATCTACTTCACCGCGCCGCACCGGGTCGACTTCCGGTCGCTGGTCCGCGACCTCGGCGCGACGCTGCACTGCCGGGTCGAGCTGCGCCAGCTCTCCGCCCGCGACTCCGCGCGCGTGCAGGGCGGCATCGGCTCCTGCGGCCGCGATCTGTGCTGCGCCACGTTCCTCACCGACTTCGAGCCGGTCACGATCCGGATGGCCAAGGACCAGGACCTGCCGCTGAACCCGCTACGCATCTCCGGCGCGTGCGGCCGCCTCATGTGCTGCCTGAAGTACGAGCACCCGCTCTACCAGAGCTTCCAGGCCAACGCGCCCGCGGTCGGGACCCGGGTGACCACACCGGAGGGTGACGGCCGCGTGGTGGCGCACAGCGTGCCCCGCGACTCCGTCGTGGTCCGCATGGACGCCGACGGCTCCCGCTGCTCCTGCAGCCGCGCCAGCGTCTGCGGCCCCCGCAAGGCCCACGACGCGCAATACAACAACGCCTAG
- a CDS encoding helix-turn-helix domain-containing protein gives MTSPDDRTPVAAVAVLADEQRSRMYAFIRRVRRPVTREEAAAEAGISVKLAAFHLDKLVAAGLLRTRPGSARIGPGRKPKVYEPAEADIRVSIPERRPDMIAEILLEAVLDHEPGEDPRDAALRTAHRRGLEAGADERARTRPGRLGPERSLSLCESVLERTGFEPHRPAPTEMRLLNCPFHALAARSPEVVCGINHAYLSGLLTGLETAGIDAVLSPRPGQCCVEFRADPTGAARGAKEPRD, from the coding sequence GTGACCTCGCCCGACGACCGGACGCCTGTCGCGGCCGTAGCGGTGCTGGCCGACGAGCAGCGCAGCCGGATGTACGCGTTCATCCGCCGCGTGCGCCGGCCCGTGACCCGCGAAGAGGCCGCCGCCGAAGCGGGCATCTCGGTGAAGCTGGCCGCCTTCCACCTCGACAAACTCGTCGCGGCGGGCCTGCTGCGGACCCGGCCGGGCAGCGCGCGCATAGGGCCCGGTCGCAAACCGAAGGTCTACGAGCCGGCGGAGGCTGACATCCGCGTCAGCATCCCGGAGCGGCGGCCCGACATGATCGCGGAGATCCTGCTGGAGGCGGTGCTCGACCACGAGCCCGGCGAGGACCCCCGCGATGCCGCCCTGCGCACGGCCCACCGCCGCGGCCTCGAGGCCGGCGCCGACGAACGCGCGCGCACGAGGCCGGGCCGCCTCGGCCCGGAACGCTCGCTGTCGCTGTGCGAGTCGGTTCTGGAACGCACGGGCTTCGAGCCGCACCGCCCGGCACCGACCGAGATGCGCCTGCTCAACTGCCCGTTCCACGCGCTGGCCGCCCGCTCGCCCGAGGTCGTGTGCGGCATCAACCACGCCTACCTCAGCGGCCTGCTCACGGGCCTGGAAACCGCCGGCATCGACGCGGTGCTGTCACCCCGCCCGGGTCAGTGCTGCGTAGAGTTCCGAGCCGACCCCACCGGCGCCGCCCGCGGCGCCAAGGAACCGCGGGACTAG
- the folE gene encoding GTP cyclohydrolase I FolE, translating to MSIELLADRDTEVGVDLAAAAEAADQFLRALGVDTDTESMRRTPHRMAHAYAELFTPRPFDLTTFPNDEGYDELVLARRIPVRSVCEHHLLPFVGTAHVGYLPGARILGLSKLARVVEHFACRPQVQERLTKQIADWLHDQLDPKGVGVVIEAEHTCMTLRGVRATGSSTITSTLLGSLRHDPRSRGEFLALAGVAN from the coding sequence ATGTCGATCGAGCTACTCGCGGACCGCGACACCGAAGTCGGTGTCGACCTGGCCGCCGCCGCGGAAGCGGCCGACCAGTTCCTGCGCGCCCTCGGGGTCGACACCGACACCGAGAGCATGCGCCGGACGCCGCACCGGATGGCCCACGCGTACGCCGAGCTGTTCACTCCCCGCCCGTTCGACCTGACGACGTTTCCCAACGACGAGGGCTACGACGAGCTCGTGCTGGCCCGCCGCATCCCGGTGCGCTCGGTCTGTGAGCACCACCTGCTGCCGTTCGTCGGCACCGCGCACGTGGGCTACCTGCCCGGCGCCCGGATCCTCGGCCTGTCCAAGCTCGCCCGCGTCGTCGAGCACTTCGCCTGCCGCCCGCAGGTGCAGGAACGCCTCACCAAGCAGATCGCCGACTGGCTGCACGACCAGCTCGACCCCAAGGGCGTCGGCGTGGTCATCGAGGCGGAGCACACCTGCATGACGCTGCGCGGCGTACGGGCGACCGGCTCGTCCACCATCACCTCCACCCTGCTGGGTTCGCTGCGCCACGACCCACGGTCGCGGGGCGAGTTCCTCGCGCTCGCCGGGGTCGCCAACTGA